The following are from one region of the Variovorax sp. V213 genome:
- a CDS encoding cytochrome b/b6 domain-containing protein, whose product MTDSSVASMPAAASDPPVRARIWDLPTRVFHWTLSAAVVGLIATGLGGVMEWHFRLGYTVLALLLFRLCWGFVGGRWSRFASFFYGPGSVVAYLRGRAHPHHVIGHTPLGALSVFAVLAVLAVQVGTGLVADDEVSAAGPLTRFVSSAVVSLATGWHKSQGKTLMIALVSLHVLAVLFYVLVKRHRLVRPMVSGDKLITAAGAASQVTPSRDDTASRGLALVLFAMCAGVAYWIASLRV is encoded by the coding sequence ATGACCGACTCCTCCGTGGCCTCCATGCCGGCCGCAGCGTCCGATCCCCCCGTCCGAGCACGCATCTGGGACCTGCCCACGCGGGTTTTCCACTGGACACTGAGCGCCGCCGTCGTCGGCCTGATCGCCACCGGCCTGGGCGGCGTGATGGAGTGGCACTTCCGCCTGGGCTACACGGTGCTCGCCTTGCTGCTGTTCCGCCTGTGCTGGGGCTTCGTGGGCGGGCGCTGGTCGCGTTTTGCCTCGTTCTTCTACGGCCCGGGCTCCGTCGTCGCATACCTGCGCGGGCGGGCCCACCCCCATCATGTGATCGGCCATACGCCGCTGGGCGCACTGTCGGTGTTCGCGGTGCTGGCGGTGCTTGCGGTGCAGGTGGGCACGGGGCTGGTGGCGGACGACGAGGTTTCGGCCGCGGGGCCGCTTACGCGCTTCGTTTCGAGTGCAGTGGTGAGCCTTGCAACCGGTTGGCACAAATCGCAAGGCAAGACGCTCATGATTGCGCTCGTGAGCCTGCATGTGCTGGCGGTGCTCTTCTATGTGCTGGTCAAGCGGCATCGCCTGGTGCGGCCCATGGTTTCGGGCGACAAGCTGATCACAGCGGCCGGTGCCGCAAGCCAGGTGACGCCAAGCCGCGATGACACCGCCTCGCGCGGGCTTGCGCTGGTGCTGTTCGCCATGTGTGCAGGCGTGGCGTACTGGATTGCGTCGCTGCGCGTATGA
- the rplP gene encoding 50S ribosomal protein L16: MLQPARRKFRKEQKGRNTGVATRGNSVAFGDFGLKCTDRGRLTARQIEAARRAISRHVKRGGRIWIRVFPDKPISTKPAEVRMGNGKGNPEYYVAEIQPGKIVFEIVGVPEELAREAFRLAAAKLPLRTTFVARQLGA; encoded by the coding sequence ATGCTGCAACCTGCACGCAGAAAGTTCCGCAAGGAACAAAAGGGCCGCAACACCGGCGTCGCAACCCGGGGCAACTCGGTTGCCTTCGGTGACTTCGGTCTCAAATGCACCGACCGCGGCCGCCTCACGGCGCGCCAGATCGAAGCCGCTCGCCGCGCGATTTCGCGTCACGTGAAGCGCGGTGGCCGTATCTGGATCCGCGTGTTCCCGGACAAGCCGATCTCGACCAAGCCCGCCGAAGTGCGGATGGGTAACGGTAAGGGCAACCCCGAGTACTACGTCGCTGAAATCCAGCCTGGCAAGATCGTGTTCGAGATCGTCGGCGTGCCCGAAGAACTCGCCCGCGAAGCGTTCCGCCTGGCCGCCGCCAAGCTTCCGCTGCGCACGACGTTCGTCGCTCGCCAGCTCGGCGCCTGA
- a CDS encoding cytochrome c yields the protein MIRLASFALAAACAAISLPAAAQFAKPEDAVKYRQSALFVMGQHFSRVGAMANGRVPYDAAAATANAEIVAEMAKLPWAGFAAATEGGKSKPEVWKETAKFKEHQDKMIAETGKLVVAAKAGNIDALKAQFGSTAGSCKACHDSFRNQ from the coding sequence ATGATTCGACTTGCTTCGTTCGCCCTGGCCGCTGCGTGCGCCGCGATTTCCCTGCCGGCTGCGGCCCAGTTCGCCAAGCCCGAGGACGCCGTCAAGTACCGCCAGAGCGCGCTGTTCGTGATGGGCCAGCATTTCAGCCGTGTCGGTGCCATGGCCAACGGCCGCGTCCCCTACGACGCGGCGGCCGCCACAGCCAACGCCGAGATCGTGGCCGAAATGGCCAAGTTGCCCTGGGCCGGTTTTGCCGCCGCAACCGAGGGCGGCAAGAGCAAGCCCGAGGTCTGGAAGGAAACCGCGAAGTTCAAGGAACACCAGGACAAGATGATCGCCGAGACCGGCAAGCTGGTGGTCGCGGCCAAGGCGGGCAACATCGACGCGCTCAAGGCCCAGTTCGGCTCGACCGCCGGGAGCTGCAAGGCCTGCCACGACAGCTTCCGCAACCAGTAA
- the rplW gene encoding 50S ribosomal protein L23 → MSRVNPTAAERTFEEGRLMAVLVAPIVSEKATMVGEKSNAVTFKVLQDATKPEIKAAVELMFKVEVQGVSVLNTKGKTKRFGKSIGRRDNVRKAYVTLKPGQELNLVGEGA, encoded by the coding sequence ATGAGCCGCGTGAACCCTACCGCCGCTGAACGTACGTTCGAAGAAGGCCGCCTGATGGCGGTGCTGGTCGCCCCGATCGTGTCCGAAAAGGCAACGATGGTCGGCGAAAAGTCGAACGCTGTCACTTTCAAGGTGCTGCAAGACGCCACCAAGCCCGAGATCAAGGCCGCTGTCGAACTGATGTTCAAGGTCGAAGTCCAGGGCGTGTCGGTGCTCAACACCAAGGGCAAGACCAAGCGCTTTGGCAAGTCCATCGGCCGCCGCGACAACGTTCGCAAGGCCTATGTGACCCTGAAGCCCGGTCAAGAGCTCAACCTCGTCGGGGAAGGCGCTTAA
- the rpsC gene encoding 30S ribosomal protein S3, with translation MGQKIHPTGFRLAVTRNWSSRWYASDRDFAGMLAEDIKVREYLKKKLKNASVSRVMIERPAKNARITIYSARPGVVIGKKGEDIENLKRELGKQLGVPVAVNIEEVRKPEIDAQLIADSITQQLEKRIMFRRAMKRAMQNAMRLGAQGIKIMSAGRLNGIEIARTEWYREGRVPLHTLRADIDYGTSEAKTTYGVIGVKVWVYKGDTLGRNDLPAVETPRPDEERRPRGPRRDGRPGGDRPGSDRRGPGPRAGARGPIGGNTAPADGSDKPAEATGAAPAAPGADSKPAVKRVRKAAPAAAADGAKTE, from the coding sequence ATGGGACAGAAAATCCATCCGACCGGCTTCCGCCTTGCGGTTACCCGTAATTGGTCCAGCCGCTGGTACGCAAGCGACCGCGATTTCGCGGGCATGCTGGCCGAAGACATCAAGGTTCGCGAATACCTGAAGAAGAAGCTGAAGAACGCTTCGGTCTCGCGCGTCATGATCGAGCGTCCCGCCAAGAACGCACGCATCACGATCTACTCGGCTCGTCCGGGCGTCGTGATCGGCAAGAAGGGCGAAGACATCGAGAACCTCAAGCGCGAACTGGGCAAGCAGCTCGGCGTGCCGGTGGCAGTGAACATCGAAGAAGTGCGCAAGCCCGAAATCGATGCCCAGCTGATCGCCGACAGCATCACGCAGCAGCTCGAAAAGCGGATCATGTTCCGCCGCGCCATGAAGCGCGCCATGCAGAACGCCATGCGTCTGGGTGCCCAAGGCATCAAGATCATGTCGGCTGGCCGCCTGAACGGCATCGAAATCGCTCGTACCGAGTGGTATCGCGAAGGTCGCGTGCCCCTCCACACGCTGCGCGCCGACATCGACTACGGCACCTCGGAAGCCAAGACCACCTACGGCGTCATCGGCGTCAAGGTCTGGGTCTACAAGGGCGACACGCTGGGTCGTAACGACCTGCCGGCCGTCGAAACGCCGCGTCCCGACGAAGAGCGTCGTCCGCGTGGTCCGCGCCGTGATGGCCGCCCGGGTGGCGACCGTCCGGGTTCGGACCGTCGTGGTCCCGGCCCGCGCGCCGGTGCCCGTGGCCCGATCGGTGGCAACACCGCCCCGGCCGACGGCAGCGACAAGCCCGCAGAAGCCACTGGCGCAGCTCCCGCTGCTCCGGGTGCAGACTCGAAACCCGCCGTTAAGCGCGTCCGCAAAGCCGCGCCAGCTGCAGCAGCTGACGGTGCCAAGACCGAGTGA
- the rpsQ gene encoding 30S ribosomal protein S17 has product MTEAKKSLKRTLIGKVVSDKRAKTVTVLVERRVKHELYGKIVAKTSKYHAHDEKGEYKLGDTIEITESRPISKTKNWVVTRLVEKAVLV; this is encoded by the coding sequence ATGACGGAAGCTAAAAAATCCCTCAAGCGCACCTTGATCGGCAAGGTGGTCAGCGACAAGCGTGCCAAGACCGTGACCGTGCTGGTCGAGCGCCGTGTGAAGCACGAGCTCTACGGCAAGATCGTGGCCAAGACGAGCAAGTACCACGCCCATGACGAAAAGGGCGAGTACAAGCTGGGCGACACCATCGAGATCACGGAAAGCCGTCCGATCTCGAAGACCAAGAACTGGGTCGTGACCCGCCTGGTCGAGAAGGCCGTGCTGGTCTGA
- a CDS encoding TlpA disulfide reductase family protein, translated as MKKYIAVASVVLALAAGVGVYLGSGATAAPASTFVLLDGSKKSTDDLKGKVTLVNFWATSCVTCVAEMPKVIATYDKYKSKGYDTLAVAMSYDPPSYVVNFAETRKLPFKVAIDNTGSVAQAWGDVKLTPTTYLVNKKGEIVKRYVGEPDFAELHKLIEKLLAEA; from the coding sequence ATGAAAAAATACATCGCCGTCGCCTCAGTCGTGCTTGCATTGGCCGCCGGCGTGGGCGTGTACCTGGGTTCGGGCGCCACGGCTGCGCCGGCCTCGACCTTCGTGCTGCTCGACGGAAGCAAGAAGAGCACGGATGACTTGAAGGGCAAGGTCACCCTGGTCAACTTCTGGGCCACGAGCTGTGTGACCTGCGTGGCCGAGATGCCGAAGGTCATCGCCACCTACGACAAGTACAAGTCGAAGGGCTACGACACGCTGGCGGTGGCCATGAGCTACGACCCGCCGAGCTACGTCGTCAACTTTGCCGAAACCCGCAAGCTGCCGTTCAAGGTGGCGATCGACAACACCGGCAGCGTGGCGCAGGCCTGGGGCGACGTGAAGCTCACGCCCACCACTTACCTGGTCAACAAGAAGGGCGAGATCGTGAAGCGCTACGTGGGCGAGCCCGATTTCGCCGAACTCCACAAGCTGATCGAGAAATTGCTCGCCGAGGCTTAG
- the rpsS gene encoding 30S ribosomal protein S19, with protein MTRSLKKGPFVDHHLVAKADKAVTTKDKKPIKTWSRRSMVLPEFIGLTIAVHNGKQHVPVYITDQMVGHKLGEFALTRTFKGHPADKKVQKK; from the coding sequence ATGACTCGCTCTCTCAAAAAGGGTCCGTTTGTTGACCATCACCTCGTGGCCAAGGCCGACAAGGCTGTGACGACGAAGGACAAGAAGCCGATCAAGACCTGGTCGCGCCGCTCGATGGTTCTGCCCGAGTTCATCGGCCTGACCATTGCCGTGCACAACGGCAAGCAGCACGTGCCTGTCTACATTACCGATCAAATGGTCGGCCACAAGCTCGGCGAATTTGCGCTCACGCGCACGTTCAAGGGGCACCCCGCGGACAAGAAAGTCCAGAAGAAGTAA
- a CDS encoding HPr family phosphocarrier protein, translating into MIKKSVTISNKLGLHARASAKLTKIAGSFPCEVWLSRGDRRINAKSIMGVMMLAAGLGSTVELETNGEQEDEAMDAIIRLMNDKFGEGE; encoded by the coding sequence GTGATCAAGAAATCCGTGACCATCAGCAATAAGCTGGGCCTGCATGCACGCGCATCGGCCAAGCTCACCAAAATCGCAGGCAGCTTTCCCTGCGAAGTGTGGCTCTCGCGCGGCGACCGCCGCATCAATGCCAAGAGCATCATGGGCGTCATGATGCTGGCCGCCGGGCTCGGCTCGACCGTCGAGCTCGAGACCAATGGCGAGCAGGAGGACGAGGCGATGGACGCCATCATCCGGTTGATGAACGACAAGTTCGGCGAAGGCGAATGA
- a CDS encoding peroxiredoxin, giving the protein MIKVGDTLPSATLQEYSEVEGEGCSIGPNPVDVSKATAGKTIALFALPGAFTPTCSAKHVPGYVQHFDDFKAAGVDEIWCVSVNDAFVMGAWARDQKTGTKVRMLADGSADFAKATGLTLDLTGRGMGLRSNRYSMLVKDGKVASLNVEAPGKFEVSNAETLLAQARG; this is encoded by the coding sequence ATGATCAAAGTCGGCGACACCCTTCCTTCGGCAACCCTGCAGGAATATTCCGAGGTCGAGGGCGAAGGCTGCAGCATCGGCCCGAACCCGGTGGACGTGAGCAAGGCCACGGCCGGCAAGACCATTGCGCTGTTCGCGCTGCCCGGCGCCTTCACGCCGACCTGCTCGGCCAAGCACGTGCCCGGCTATGTGCAGCACTTCGACGACTTCAAGGCCGCCGGCGTGGACGAGATCTGGTGCGTGAGCGTGAACGACGCTTTCGTGATGGGCGCCTGGGCACGCGACCAGAAGACCGGCACCAAGGTGCGCATGCTGGCCGACGGCAGCGCCGATTTCGCCAAGGCGACCGGCCTCACGCTCGACCTGACCGGCCGCGGCATGGGCCTGCGCAGCAACCGCTATTCGATGCTCGTGAAGGACGGCAAGGTTGCCTCGCTCAACGTCGAGGCACCGGGCAAGTTCGAGGTCAGCAACGCCGAGACGCTGCTGGCGCAAGCCCGCGGCTAA
- the rplB gene encoding 50S ribosomal protein L2: MAVIKMKPTSPGQRGAVKISRDHLFKGAPHAPLLEPQFQKAGRNNNGHITIRHRGGGAKHHYRVVDFVRNKDGIPAKVERIEYDPNRTAHIALVCYADGERRYIIAPRGLEAGATLLSGSEAPIRAGNTLPIRNIPVGSTIHCIELQPGKGAQIARSAGTSATLLAREGVYAQVRMRSGEVRRIHIECRATIGEVANEEHSLRQLGKAGVKRHMGIRPTVRGVVMNPVDHPHGGGEGKTGEGRHPVDPWGNLTKGYRTRNNKRTQVFIVSRRKK, from the coding sequence ATGGCCGTCATCAAGATGAAACCCACTTCGCCGGGCCAACGCGGCGCGGTGAAGATTTCGCGGGACCACCTGTTCAAGGGTGCTCCTCACGCGCCTCTGCTGGAACCCCAGTTCCAGAAGGCCGGCCGCAACAACAACGGCCACATCACGATCCGTCATCGTGGCGGCGGTGCCAAGCACCACTACCGCGTTGTCGACTTCGTGCGCAACAAGGACGGCATCCCGGCCAAGGTCGAACGCATCGAATACGACCCGAACCGTACCGCCCACATCGCCCTGGTCTGCTACGCCGACGGCGAGCGCCGCTACATCATCGCCCCGCGCGGTCTTGAGGCTGGTGCCACGCTGCTGAGCGGTTCGGAAGCCCCGATCCGCGCCGGCAACACGCTGCCGATCCGCAACATTCCGGTCGGCTCGACGATCCACTGCATCGAACTGCAACCCGGCAAGGGCGCGCAGATCGCACGTTCGGCCGGCACGTCGGCCACGCTGCTGGCTCGCGAAGGCGTCTACGCCCAGGTCCGCATGCGTTCGGGTGAGGTGCGCCGCATCCACATCGAATGCCGCGCCACCATCGGTGAAGTCGCGAACGAAGAGCACAGCCTGCGCCAACTCGGCAAGGCCGGTGTGAAGCGTCACATGGGTATTCGCCCGACCGTTCGCGGTGTGGTGATGAACCCGGTCGACCACCCGCACGGTGGTGGCGAAGGCAAGACTGGCGAAGGCCGCCATCCTGTCGACCCATGGGGCAACCTGACCAAGGGCTACCGTACCCGTAACAACAAGCGCACGCAGGTCTTCATCGTGTCGCGCCGCAAGAAGTAA
- the rpmC gene encoding 50S ribosomal protein L29: MTKAATLRTKDVAGLQAEIKDLQKAHFGLRMQKATQQLSNTSTLRVTRRDIARAKTILAQKQQETQAAK; encoded by the coding sequence GTGACCAAGGCTGCAACCCTGCGCACGAAGGACGTCGCAGGCCTGCAAGCTGAAATCAAGGACCTGCAGAAGGCCCATTTCGGCCTGCGCATGCAGAAAGCCACGCAACAGCTGTCGAACACCTCGACGCTGCGCGTGACGCGCCGCGACATCGCGCGCGCCAAGACCATTCTTGCTCAGAAGCAGCAAGAAACCCAAGCCGCCAAGTAA
- a CDS encoding MFS transporter yields MGGGLLAGRRRIATVFLAFAFAYFFSTLVRAITATLSPVLTAEFALESRDLGLLAGGYFLGFALTQLPMGTWLDRHGPKRVIVCFLSVAVAGCLLFSMATHFSLLLAARVLTGVGVSACLMAPLTGYRRWLTPPMQLRSNSWMLMVGSTGLVGATLPVQWLMPYLGWRPLFWLLAAAVLVSMALIAWAAPAWRNDDAAADEAEKAGNCEEAGYAAVFRDPFFRKLAPIGFFNYGGFVAMQTLWVVPWLTRVAGYTPQQAAGALFWISIALLATYWLWGVANPRLAQRGIPAARLLSWGLPLGMLVFALILIAGAAAGTLAWAAFLCATTVVTLAQPAVALALPTALAGRALSAYNLVVFAGVFVVQWGVGLLIDLFTRAGFGTLASFRAALSVLLACCVMSYIYFLWAPPHNRRVVLRPA; encoded by the coding sequence ATGGGCGGCGGCCTGCTCGCCGGGCGGCGGCGAATCGCCACCGTGTTCCTGGCCTTTGCCTTCGCCTACTTTTTCTCGACGCTGGTGCGTGCCATCACGGCCACGCTCTCGCCCGTCCTCACTGCCGAGTTCGCACTCGAGTCGCGCGACCTCGGCTTGCTGGCCGGTGGCTACTTCCTGGGCTTCGCCCTCACGCAACTGCCCATGGGCACCTGGCTCGACCGCCATGGTCCCAAGCGCGTGATCGTCTGCTTCCTGTCGGTCGCCGTGGCCGGGTGCCTGCTGTTTTCGATGGCAACGCATTTTTCGCTGCTGCTGGCCGCACGTGTGCTGACCGGTGTCGGTGTGAGCGCCTGCCTGATGGCGCCGCTCACCGGCTACCGGCGCTGGCTGACGCCGCCGATGCAGCTGCGCAGCAATTCATGGATGCTGATGGTCGGCTCCACCGGTCTCGTCGGCGCGACCCTGCCGGTGCAGTGGCTCATGCCGTACCTCGGCTGGCGGCCGCTGTTCTGGCTGTTGGCGGCAGCGGTGCTGGTGTCGATGGCGCTGATCGCCTGGGCTGCGCCCGCGTGGCGCAATGACGACGCCGCAGCGGATGAGGCCGAAAAGGCAGGCAATTGCGAAGAGGCCGGCTACGCGGCGGTGTTTCGCGATCCTTTCTTTCGCAAGCTCGCGCCCATCGGCTTTTTCAACTACGGCGGTTTCGTCGCGATGCAGACGCTCTGGGTCGTGCCGTGGCTCACGCGCGTGGCGGGCTACACCCCCCAGCAGGCGGCCGGCGCGCTGTTCTGGATCAGCATCGCGCTGCTTGCGACCTACTGGCTCTGGGGCGTGGCCAACCCGCGGCTGGCGCAACGCGGCATTCCCGCCGCGCGTCTTTTGAGCTGGGGGCTGCCGCTCGGAATGCTCGTGTTCGCTCTTATTTTGATAGCTGGCGCCGCAGCGGGAACGCTGGCCTGGGCGGCCTTCTTATGCGCGACTACCGTGGTCACGCTGGCGCAGCCTGCAGTGGCGCTGGCTTTGCCGACGGCCCTGGCGGGCCGCGCGTTGTCGGCCTACAACCTGGTGGTTTTCGCAGGTGTCTTCGTCGTGCAATGGGGCGTCGGCCTGCTGATCGACCTGTTCACCCGGGCCGGGTTCGGCACGTTGGCGTCGTTCCGCGCCGCGTTGTCCGTCTTGCTGGCCTGCTGCGTTATGTCATATATCTACTTCCTTTGGGCGCCCCCGCATAATCGGCGCGTAGTCCTCCGACCCGCATGA
- a CDS encoding PTS sugar transporter subunit IIA, producing the protein MNSILIIAHSPFAQALRRCALHVFPDCEQAVVALDVLPNVSPEETLAAARITLEQQLNAPRSQVLVLADVFGATPCNVAQKLVDGVRSRLVAGVNLPMLLRAVTYRHEPLETLVQRAIAGGTAGVMQVAVAAPQNQAKRKHSDQEIRDHQQ; encoded by the coding sequence ATGAACAGCATCCTCATCATCGCCCACTCACCGTTCGCGCAGGCGCTGCGGCGGTGCGCGCTGCATGTGTTCCCCGACTGCGAGCAGGCCGTCGTCGCACTCGACGTGCTGCCCAACGTCTCCCCCGAAGAAACGCTGGCCGCCGCCCGCATCACCCTGGAGCAGCAGCTCAATGCGCCGCGTTCGCAGGTGCTGGTGCTGGCGGACGTGTTCGGCGCAACGCCCTGCAACGTGGCCCAGAAGCTGGTGGACGGTGTCCGCTCGCGGCTGGTCGCGGGCGTCAACCTGCCGATGCTGCTGCGCGCGGTCACCTACCGCCACGAGCCGCTCGAAACGCTGGTCCAGCGCGCCATCGCGGGCGGCACGGCCGGTGTCATGCAGGTGGCCGTGGCAGCACCCCAGAATCAGGCGAAGAGAAAGCACAGTGATCAAGAAATCCGTGACCATCAGCAATAA
- the rplV gene encoding 50S ribosomal protein L22 → MSETRAVLRGVRLSVDKGRLVADLIRGKKVDQALNVLQFTQKKAAVIIKKVLESAIANAEHNDGADIDELKVKTIYVEQGATLKRFTARAKGRGNRISKPTCHVYVTVGN, encoded by the coding sequence ATGTCTGAAACACGTGCAGTCCTCCGCGGTGTCCGCCTCTCGGTCGACAAGGGCCGTCTGGTCGCTGACCTGATCCGCGGCAAGAAGGTTGATCAAGCGCTCAACGTTCTGCAATTCACGCAGAAAAAGGCCGCTGTGATCATCAAGAAGGTGCTCGAGTCGGCAATTGCCAACGCCGAGCACAACGATGGCGCCGATATCGACGAACTGAAGGTCAAGACCATCTACGTCGAGCAAGGTGCCACGCTCAAGCGCTTCACGGCGCGAGCCAAGGGTCGCGGTAACCGCATCAGCAAGCCCACGTGCCATGTGTACGTGACGGTTGGCAACTAA
- the rplD gene encoding 50S ribosomal protein L4, producing the protein MQLELLNEQGQAASKYDAPETVFGRDYNEDLVHQIVVAFQANARQGTRAQKDREQVKHSTKKPFKQKGTGRARAGMTSSPLWRGGGRIFPNMPDENFSQKINKKMYRAGMAAIFSQLAREGRLAVVDSLTVDSPKTKPLAARFKAMNLESVLVIAEEVDENLYLASRNLVNILVVEPRYADPVSLVHYKKVLVTKGAVDKLKEMFA; encoded by the coding sequence ATGCAACTCGAACTCCTGAACGAACAAGGCCAGGCCGCGTCGAAGTACGACGCCCCCGAGACCGTGTTCGGCCGTGACTACAACGAAGACCTGGTCCACCAGATCGTCGTTGCATTCCAGGCCAACGCCCGCCAAGGCACGCGCGCCCAGAAGGACCGCGAACAGGTCAAGCACTCGACCAAGAAGCCTTTCAAGCAAAAGGGAACGGGCCGCGCCCGCGCCGGTATGACGTCCTCGCCGCTGTGGCGCGGGGGTGGCCGGATTTTCCCGAACATGCCTGACGAAAACTTCTCGCAGAAGATCAACAAGAAGATGTACCGCGCCGGCATGGCCGCCATCTTCTCGCAGCTCGCTCGCGAAGGCCGTCTGGCCGTGGTGGATTCGCTGACCGTGGATTCGCCCAAGACGAAGCCGCTGGCAGCCCGTTTCAAGGCAATGAATCTCGAGTCCGTGCTCGTGATCGCCGAAGAAGTCGACGAAAACCTGTACCTTGCCTCGCGCAATCTGGTCAACATTCTCGTGGTCGAACCCCGCTACGCCGATCCGGTGTCGCTGGTCCACTACAAGAAGGTGCTGGTCACCAAGGGTGCCGTCGACAAGCTCAAGGAGATGTTCGCATGA
- the rplC gene encoding 50S ribosomal protein L3 produces the protein MSLSNSLGLLGRKVGMMRLFTDDGDAVPVTVVDVSNNRVTQIKSQETDGYVALQVTFGSRKASRVTKPQAGHLAKAGVEAGEIIREFRVTADTAGQHKAGGVIAASSVFSVGQKVDVQGTSIGKGYAGTIKRHNMSSQRASHGNSRSHNVPGSIGMAQDPGRVFPGKRMTGHLGDVTKTTQNLDVFRIDEARQLLLIKGAIPGAKGGFVTVRPAIKAKPQAAEGAK, from the coding sequence ATGAGTCTGAGCAACTCCCTCGGGTTGCTGGGCCGCAAGGTGGGGATGATGCGTCTCTTCACCGATGACGGGGACGCAGTTCCTGTCACGGTGGTGGATGTGTCCAACAACCGTGTGACCCAGATCAAGTCGCAAGAGACCGACGGCTACGTCGCACTGCAAGTGACGTTCGGTTCGCGCAAAGCATCGCGCGTGACCAAGCCGCAAGCCGGCCACCTCGCCAAGGCGGGTGTCGAAGCTGGTGAAATCATCCGCGAATTCCGCGTGACCGCCGACACCGCCGGCCAGCACAAGGCTGGTGGCGTCATCGCCGCGAGCAGCGTGTTCTCGGTGGGCCAGAAGGTCGACGTGCAAGGCACCTCGATCGGCAAGGGCTACGCCGGCACCATCAAGCGCCACAACATGAGCTCGCAACGCGCGTCGCACGGTAACAGCCGTTCGCACAACGTTCCCGGCTCGATCGGTATGGCACAGGACCCCGGTCGCGTGTTCCCCGGCAAGCGCATGACGGGCCACCTCGGCGACGTCACCAAGACCACGCAGAACCTCGATGTGTTCCGCATCGACGAAGCGCGTCAACTGCTGCTCATCAAGGGCGCGATCCCGGGCGCAAAGGGTGGCTTCGTCACCGTGCGTCCCGCCATCAAGGCCAAGCCGCAAGCGGCCGAAGGAGCGAAGTAA
- a CDS encoding GNAT family N-acetyltransferase → MSSSVSRPLPLADTPAVVLLTPDEPHEIDATRAIFRDYAASLGIDLCFQNFDDEVAGLPGDYAEPRGALLLALVDPAHIKEDTGQQAPTLLRSGGTLAHVAGCCALRPLDNADYANCAEMKRLYVRPGFRGLGVGRQLAEAILDAARGAGYACVLLDTLDDMESARALYEDLGFEEVPPYYHNPIAGAHYLKVEL, encoded by the coding sequence ATGAGTTCCTCGGTTTCGCGCCCCCTGCCGCTGGCCGACACGCCGGCCGTCGTGCTGTTGACGCCCGACGAACCTCATGAGATCGATGCAACGCGCGCGATCTTTCGCGACTACGCCGCTTCGCTGGGCATCGACCTGTGCTTCCAGAACTTCGACGACGAAGTGGCCGGCCTGCCGGGCGACTACGCGGAGCCGCGCGGCGCCCTGCTGCTCGCCCTGGTCGATCCGGCCCATATCAAGGAGGACACCGGACAGCAGGCGCCGACCCTCCTGCGATCCGGTGGAACGCTGGCGCACGTGGCCGGGTGCTGTGCCCTGCGCCCGCTCGACAATGCCGACTACGCCAATTGCGCGGAGATGAAGCGGCTGTACGTGCGGCCCGGCTTTCGCGGGCTCGGCGTCGGACGGCAACTTGCCGAAGCCATCCTCGATGCCGCGCGCGGCGCGGGCTATGCCTGCGTGCTGCTCGACACGCTGGACGACATGGAATCGGCCCGCGCGCTCTATGAAGACCTGGGCTTCGAGGAAGTGCCGCCCTACTATCACAACCCGATTGCGGGCGCGCACTACCTCAAGGTGGAGCTTTAG